In Kangiella koreensis DSM 16069, the DNA window GAAGGTACTGAGTATGCCTTATACGGTTATCGAGGATTCGATAAGCAGCCGGTTGGAATTACCAATAGTTTTCAACCAACCTTCCATCGTAAAGATATTTTTGGTGCAAGCGTTCGAGGTAGCATTGAAAGTGGACTTTATAATTTTGAAGTGGCTTATCATGATGCGGTAGAAGACAGTAACGGCACCAACCCCTTTGTGAAAAATTCACAATGGAGATTGTTAGCCGGTTACGAAACCGAGGCGGCAACCCGATTAACCCTAGGATTGCAATATTATCTGGAGTGGACACAAGATTATGATCAGTTGATCGCAAATTCACCGTTTCCACAGTTCGAAGGGGAAGAAAGGCGACATCTGGTTACAACGCGGATAACGTACAGAACAGCAAAGGATCAATTTGTATGGTCTTTATTTGCGTTTTATTCGCCCAGTGACGAAGACAGTTATTTACGCCCAAGTATGAATTATCGTTTCAGTGATGAATGGTTATTCACAGTCGGGGCAAACTTATTCAATGGACAGGAAGCTCATACCTTCTTTGGCCAGTTTGAAGATGCAAGTAACGCGTATTTGCGTGTGAGATATCAATTTTAGGAGGTAATCCTATGGCACAGAAAAAAATGACTGCTGAAAGAGTACTGATGGCTTTCGCTGGTTTTATGGTTTTATTATCAGTGGTGTTAACCTGGTACGTACATCCTTACTGGTTATGGTTAACGGTATTTGTTGGTGCGAATCTATTTCAGTCTGCATTTACTGGATTTTGCCCAGCAATGATGGTGATTAAAAAATTAGGTTTTAAAACA includes these proteins:
- a CDS encoding YgaP family membrane protein encodes the protein MTAERVLMAFAGFMVLLSVVLTWYVHPYWLWLTVFVGANLFQSAFTGFCPAMMVIKKLGFKTERQAAQES